A region from the Coffea eugenioides isolate CCC68of chromosome 9, Ceug_1.0, whole genome shotgun sequence genome encodes:
- the LOC113783450 gene encoding LOW QUALITY PROTEIN: uncharacterized protein LOC113783450 (The sequence of the model RefSeq protein was modified relative to this genomic sequence to represent the inferred CDS: inserted 2 bases in 1 codon; deleted 3 bases in 2 codons), which produces MRQRRELRQFTFSTGRSAGRNSSGRITVFHRGGGSKRLQRRIDLKRSTSSMGIVERIEYDPNRSSRIALVRWKEGVRKRKCNTIEEFAPPRKIRESTTTAIRGPFSFSSLPGKVDQRKVACFSPGLMAAYVVVGLPTRMPSWSKSPFTSKGAGSKKTCAKDLFFSAFSSPKAKGETASLSFGSSFAFPRIAVAGAKPAFFAPRMKKVRGKNTFSLCEIRKWRTHSILWAHRIKRKAALSWQSFRRQETLGLVGASEHNKSKPKMDQGSLPAKPIGEGTKDGTCKVDLTREERSNGGKAIRPVGSSRSIAHIQXHLIGERGNAHEAPAEREGLPGRMPMGAGFFEKARADSETWDLGLATNEGSSKSFLRQRLM; this is translated from the exons ATGAGACAAAGGAGAGAACTTAGACAATTCACTTTCAGTACAGGGAGGTCTGCTGGTAGAAATTCCTCAGGGCGTATTACGGTTTTTCACCGAGGGGGTGGATCGAAGCGATTGCAGCGAAGAATTGATCTGAAACGAAGCACTTCGTCTATGGGCATTGTAGAAAGGATAGAATATGACCCTAATCGTTCTTCTCGAATCGCTCTAGTACGATGGAAAGAGGGGGTCCGCAAGAGGAAATGCAACACGATAGAAGAGTTCGCTCCCCCGCGTAAGATTCGAGAATCTACCACGACCGCCATCCGCGGTCCATTTTCGTTCTCTTCCCTGCCGGGGAAGGTGGATCAAAGAAAGGTAGCTTGCTTCTCTCCTGGACTGATGGCGGCTTATGTAGTGGTCGGCCTTCCTACCAGAATGCCTTCTTGGTCGAAGAGCCCCTTTACTAGTAAGGGCGCAGGAAGCAAAAAAACTTGCGCGAAGGACCTTTTCTTCTCTGCATTCTCCTCTCCAAAAGCCAAGGGAGAGACTGCATCCCTTTCCTTCGGTAGCTCTTTTGCTTTCCCAAGGATAGCCGTAGCTGGGGCAAAGCCCGCTTTCTTCGCTCCGCGAATGAAGAAAGTCAGAGGAAAAAACACGTTCTCTCTTTGCGAGATCCGAAAGTGGAGAACGCATAGCATTCTCTGGGCACATAGGATCAAACGTAAAGCAGCGCTCTCTTGGCAGAGTTTTAGGCGGCAAGAGACTTTAGGGCTTGTTGGAGCTTCTGAGCATAACAAATCGAAGCCGAAGATGGATCAAGGTAGCTTGCCTGCCAAGCCGATAGGCGAAGGGACGAAGGATGGAACGTGCAAAGTGGATC TCACACGGGAAGAGAGGTCAAATGGC GGCAAGGCCATACGCCCGGTTGGCTCCTCGCGGAGTATAGCTCACATCCA ACATCTGATTGGGGAACGGGGCAACGCCCATGAAGCTCCGGCGGAAAGGGAAGGCCTGCCAGGCCGTATGCCCATGGGTGCAGGATTCTTCGAAAAAGCGCGGGCTGACTCGGAGACCTGGGACCTTGGCTTAGCAACGAATGAA GGAAGCTCGAAGAGCTTTCTCCGCCAGCGACTTATGTAG